The following coding sequences are from one Capsicum annuum cultivar UCD-10X-F1 chromosome 3, UCD10Xv1.1, whole genome shotgun sequence window:
- the LOC107864109 gene encoding heat shock 70 kDa protein 8 yields the protein MAEQAYTVVSDSETTGEEKTSSTFPEIAIGIDIGTSQCSVAVWNGSQVELLRNTRNRKLMRSYVTFKDEVPAGGVSDELAHEYDMLSGAAIFNMKRLIGRVDTDPVVHASKSLPFLVQTLDIGVRPFIAALVNNMWRSTTPEEVLAIFLVELRAMAEVKLKRPVRNVVLTIPVSFSRFQLTRIERACAMAGLHVLRLMPEPTAVALLYAQQQQQSSHENMGSGSEKIALIFNMGAGYCDVAITATAGGVSQIKALAGSTVGGEDLLQNLMHHLLPNMDDLFSSHGIEEIKRMGLLRVATQDAIHKLSSDISVPINLDLGNGTKLSKVLDRAEFEEVNKGVFEKCEALIKRCLQDAKLEAEDVHDVIIVGGCSYIPMVRNIVTSICKRDELYSGMNPMEAAVRGAALEGAVASGISDPFGNLDLLTIQATPLSIGIQADGSNFVPIINQNTTTPVRKEQIFTTVHDNQTEALILVYEGDEKTVEENHLLGYFKITGIPPAPKGVPEINVCMDIDASNVLRVFAGVMLRGMPYMEVRMPTVDDGHGWSAQALHKTYGSNLDVVTVQKKTQH from the coding sequence ATGGCTGAACAAGCATACACGGTGGTATCCGACAGTGAAACAACTGGGGAGGAAAAAACTTCATCGACTTTCCCTGAGATAGCAATTGGGATCGACATTGGTACATCTCAATGCAGTGTGGCAGTTTGGAATGGATCTCAAGTGGAGCTCCTCAGAAACACGAGAAATCGGAAATTGATGAGATCATATGTAACCTTCAAAGACGAGGTCCCTGCTGGTGGTGTTAGCGATGAACTGGCTCACGAGTATGACATGTTGTCTGGGGCTGCAATATTCAACATGAAACGTTTGATTGGTAGAGTCGATACAGATCCGGTGGTTCATGCCAGCAAGAGCCTCCCCTTTTTGGTTCAAACTTTAGATATCGGTGTCAGGCCATTTATTGCAGCTCTTGTGAACAATATGTGGAGGTCCACTACTCCTGAAGAAGTTCTTGCTATCTTTCTGGTTGAACTAAGAGCTATGGCTGAAGTTAAGCTGAAACGTCCTGTGAGGAATGTGGTTTTGACAATTCCGGTATCATTTAGCCGATTCCAGTTGACCCGAATTGAACGAGCCTGTGCCATGGCAGGGCTTCATGTTCTGAGATTGATGCCTGAACCAACTGCAGTTGCTTTGTTATATGCTCAGCAGCAACAGCAGTCTTCACATGAAAATATGGGTAGCGGGAGTGAAAAGATAGCGCTTATATTCAATATGGGTGCTGGGTATTGTGATGTCGCTATAACAGCTACAGCAGGTGGTGTTTCGCAGATCAAGGCCTTGGCTGGTAGCACGGTCGGGGGTGAGGACCTACTTCAAAATCTGATGCATCACCTCTTGCCAAACATGGATGATCTATTCTCAAGCCACGGAATCGAAGAAATAAAGAGGATGGGGTTGCTTCGAGTTGCCACCCAGGATGCCATCCACAAACTCTCATCTGATATTAGTGTCCCGATCAATCTTGACTTGGGAAATGGAACAAAATTATCCAAGGTTCTTGATAGGGCAGAGTTTGAAGAGGTGAACAAAGGAGTCTTCGAGAAGTGTGAGGCTTTGATAAAACGTTGCTTGCAAGATGCTAAACTTGAAGCGGAAGATGTACATGATGTCATAATTGTTGGTGGCTGTTCCTACATCCCAATGGTTCGGAACATCGTAACAAGTATATGCAAAAGAGATGAGCTTTATTCAGGAATGAACCCAATGGAGGCAGCTGTACGTGGTGCAGCGTTGGAAGGAGCAGTAGCTTCGGGAATTAGTGATCCATTTGGTAATTTGGACCTGTTAACCATTCAAGCAACTCCATTAAGCATTGGCATACAAGCTGATGGAAGCAACTTTGTACCAATTATTAATCAGAACACCACAACACCAGTAAGGAAAGAACAGATTTTCACTACTGTCCATGATAACCAAACTGAAGCATTGATCCTTGTTTACGAAGGTGACGAGAAAACCGTGGAAGAGAATCATCTCCTAGGGTATTTTAAGATCACAGGAATACCTCCAGCACCAAAAGGTGTTCCAGAGATAAACGTGTGCATGGATATTGATGCTTCCAATGTCCTGAGAGTCTTTGCTGGCGTAATGCTGCGCGGGATGCCTTATATGGAAGTTAGGATGCCTACAGTTGATGATGGGCATGGCTGGTCTGCTCAAGCTTTGCATAAAACATATGGCTCTAATTTAGATGTGGTCACAGTTCAGAAGAAGACACAGCATTGA